The following proteins are co-located in the Candida dubliniensis CD36 chromosome 3, complete sequence genome:
- the SAP8 gene encoding candidapepsin-8 precursor, putative produces MVSIITFTKNVLVALAFALLAQGLAIPEDIDKRAEKVVSLDFTVTRKPFNATAHGQNHQAHPAQKRGTVQTSLINEGPSYAATITVGSNKQQQTVIVDTGSSDLWVIDSAAVCQVTYPGQSPTFCKQDGTYKPSSSTTSQNLGKAFSIQYEDGSSSQGTVYKDTVGLGGASITNQQFADVTTTSIDQGILGIGLTGDETNPTYDNVPVTLKKQGIINKNAYSLYLNSASASSGTIIFGGVDNAKYTGSLTALPITSSNELRVQLSTINIAGTTVSASTTPVLDSGTTLTYFSQTIADKLAAAVGAKWSSYYQLYTSSCNLSGNIVFNFAKGVTISVPLSEFVLQDGNSCYFGVSRDSATILGDNFLRRAYAVYDLDGNTISLAQVKYTTSSSISTL; encoded by the coding sequence ATGGTCTCTATTATCACTTTCACCAAAAACGTTCTTGTTGCTCTTGCCTTTGCTTTATTAGCTCAAGGTCTTGCTATTCCAGAAGACATTGATAAAAGAGCAGAAAAAGTTGTCTCATTAGATTTTACTGTTACTAGAAAACCTTTTAATGCTACTGCTCATGGTCAAAATCATCAAGCTCACCCAGCTCAAAAAAGAGGAACTGTTCAAACAAGTTTGATTAATGAAGGTCCATCATATGCTGCTACCATCACTGTTGGttcaaacaaacaacaacaaacagttattgttgatactGGTTCTTCTGATTTATGGGTGATTGATTCCGCTGCCGTTTGTCAAGTTACTTATCCTGGTCAATCACCAACTTTTTGTAAACAAGATGGTACTTACAAACCTTCGAGTTCAACAACGTCCCAAAACTTAGGCAAAGCTTTCTCCATTCAATATGAAGATGGAAGCTCTTCTCAAGGTACTGTTTACAAGGATACAGTTGGTTTAGGTGGCGCTTCAATTACTAACCAACAATTTGCTGATGTCACGACCacttcaattgatcaagGTATTTTAGGGATTGGATTAACCGGTGATGAAACTAATCCAACCTATGATAATGTTCCTGTCACTTTGAAAAAGCAAGGTATCATCAATAAGAATGCTTattctttatatttgaattctGCTTCTGCTTCTTCTGGGACAATTATTTTCGGTGGAGTTGATAATGCCAAATACACTGGTAGTTTGACTGCATTGCCAATCACTTcttcaaatgaattaaGAGTTCAATTGAGTACAATTAACATTGCTGGAACTACTGTTAGTGCCTCCACTACTCCAGTTTTGGATTCAGGAACTACACTCACTTATTTTTCCCAAACTATTGCTGATAAATTGGCTGCTGCAGTTGGTGCTAAATGGAGCAGTTACTATCAACTTTATACCTCGAGTTGTAATCTTTCAGGaaatattgttttcaattttgctAAAGGAGTAACCATTTCTGTTCCCTTATCTGAATTTGTTCTTCAAGATGGAAATTCTTGTTATTTTGGTGTTAGTAGAGATCTGGCCACTATTTTGGGTGACAATTTTTTGAGAAGAGCTTATGCAGTTTATGATCTTGATGGGAACACAATTCTGTTGGCTCAAGTCAAATACACTACTTCTTCAAGTATTTCTACTTTATAG
- a CDS encoding presequence translocated-associated motor subunit, mitochondria precursor, putative (Similar to S. cerevisiae PAM17;~In S. cerevisiae: required for stable complex formation between cochaperones Pam16p and Pam18p, promotes association of Pam16p-Pam18p with the presequence translocase), protein MFSLGVQSRLFTRRTLFSGFRFNSTTSTTSTQPRLTWVDYFQLKKQNNRINTIAGVFTGLGGAFITLSYLGNIEIDVEKPIMGFDPLMVMGGAVVLGGLVGFLVGPFIGSYVFRLTNRSQLKQFEIKNKEFLYRLRIKRPDPSSQSFSNPIPDYYGEKIYSLKDYKQWLRDCNAFRRKSKEFL, encoded by the coding sequence ATGTTTTCATTAGGAGTACAAAGTAGACTTTTCACAAGAAGGACTTTATTTTCTGGCTTCAGATTCAATTCAACTACTTCTACAACTTCAACACAACCACGTTTAACATGGGTCGATTATTTCCaattaaagaaacaaaataatagaaTCAATACTATTGCTGGAGTATTTACTGGGTTAGGGGGTGCCTTTATTACATTGAGCTATTTAggaaatattgaaattgatgtgGAAAAACCAATTATGGGATTTGATCCATTGATGGTTATGGGTGGTGCAGTCGTATTAGGTGGTTTAGTGGGGTTTTTGGTTGGACCATTCATTGGATCATATGTTTTCCGTTTAACTAATAGAtctcaattgaaacaatttgaaattaagaataaagaatttttaTACAGGCTTAGAATAAAAAGACCAGATCCATCATCACAAAGTTTTTCTAATCCAATTCCAGATTACTATGgtgaaaaaatatattcattaaAGGATTACAAACAATGGTTAAGAGATTGTAATGCATTCAGAAGAAAATCAAAGGAATTCCTTTAG
- a CDS encoding DNA damage checkpoint protein, putative (Similar to S. cerevisiae DDC1;~In S. cerevisiae: part of a PCNA-like complex required for DNA damage response, required for pachytene checkpoint to inhibit cell cycle in response to unrepaired recombination intermediates; potential Cdc28p substrate), with product MVFEAEIGVNKHKLMWSKSIASLSNIAEAITFTITKDSISLSATNTSKTSYARIHFKKTFFNKFSVDFNNILPEGYDNGKERKEDPSYSFLINSRHMATLFKSLDSGGMKYVSFRINWSRNAPINSRYKLLIEIHTKKLIVKKFQASYTPATKQNLQIASTYKDTLSKQQEDNLHDKTRINHIMMDQVIPKQFLEMVPASAEDFKIDIKSERISLCGYTKQIIKDRDYLKQPMAVTVTISLEELTDTNLLSLNSDQEPIRKQINFGMRDFKNFLNLANFFTTPSSFSERFDEDYITTANNDYFHIFFRNPGDPILFDLQNHQHAEVQFIQITSEDKSELHSKEIDANLIRKNLTIEAPIPQKIQNNNTTTTTTPSLTRPMINTVFGKPSKTRKREKDRFSNKVQLSQGTMNDDFDDGVTYGLEPERERGNYAETDYSNSSGEESKEPPFKKHAPDQELGPTQLNNKPKSIF from the coding sequence ATGGTATTTGAAGCAGAAATCGGAGTCAATAAGCATAAGCTTATGTGGTCAAAATCCATAGCGTCCCTTTCAAATATAGCAGAAGCAATAACGTTCACCATAACCAAAGATTCCATATCCTTGTCTGCAACCAACACAAGTAAAACCTCCTACGCTCGAATACATTTCAAGAAAacctttttcaataaattttcggttgattttaataacATATTACCAGAAGGATATGATAATGGGAAAGAACGGAAAGAAGACCCCagttattcttttcttatCAATTCACGACACATGGCAACATTGTTCAAAAGTCTAGATTCAGGTGGCATGAAATATGTAAGTTTTAGGATAAACTGGTCCCGCAATGCTCCAATAAATCTGAGGtataaattgttgattgaaATCCATacaaagaaattgattgttAAAAAGTTCCAAGCTAGTTATACTCCAGCAACGAAACAGAACCTTCAAATTGCTTCTACTTATAAGGACACCCTATctaaacaacaagaagataATTTACACGATAAAACCCGAATCAACCACATAATGATGGACCAAGTGATACCCAAACAGTTTCTTGAAATGGTTCCAGCATCTGCCGAGGATTTTAAAATAGATATCAAGAGTGAAAGAATACTGCTTTGTGGGTACaccaaacaaataatcaaagATAGAgattatttgaaacaacCAATGGCAGTTACAGTAACTATTAGTCTAGAAGAATTAACTGACACCAATTTACTACTGTTGAATTCAGATCAAGAACCAATtagaaaacaaattaattttgGCATGCGTGatttcaagaattttttgaatttagcAAATTTTTTCACAACTCCATCGTCATTTTCTGAACGATTCGATGAAGATTATATAACAACAgcaaataatgattatttCCACATATTTTTCAGAAACCCTGGAGATCctatattatttgatttgcaAAATCACCAACATGCAGAAGTTCAATTTATTCAGATTACTTCCGAAGATAAATCAGAGTTACATTCGAAGGAAATTGACGCAAATTTAATTAGAAAGAACTTGACAATAGAAGCACCAATACctcaaaaaattcaaaacaacaatacaactacaacaacaacaccatcATTGACTCGACCGATGATTAATACTGTATTTGGTAAACCTTCAAAAACAAggaaaagagaaaaagatagGTTCAGCAACAAAGTTCAATTATCTCAAGGAACTATGAATGATGACTTCGATGATGGAGTTACATATGGACTAGAACcagaaagagaaagaggaAATTATGCCGAAACCGATTATAGTAATAGTTCTGGTGAAGAATCCAAAGAACCACCTTTTAAAAAACATGCACCAGACCAAGAACTTGGTCCTACAcaattgaacaataaaCCCAAATCGATATTTTAA
- a CDS encoding putative zinc metalloproteinase, putative: MTILFNYQNDEIVSSPTVIVSGSTSTKLYRGVISFTSNQNKVFPPQYFEVNNGNFKAIIHVSPGERNVFQVDISDNGFINNFGFAEYSNGRRPNVVDSGTLTLYFNPLPQNKPIHLCLIRGRDSNNTYDMPGYKLQRGEVPTLENAIKKLKVAGRLMQAFTQDEMRSAGFSNRSFQFVEETVHDQTIFGYKVNSPTPHQEIKIHVLTSPKTVAELRSPDLAQQNPNAKDSGGLFNHAIDLVKDTPEIFNQRNGTAVQCACMYLDSTWQNNLILTHAALGGGTSEVKMAIFGSHGLHSYPQNFPLVTPSFLDATHLTTAEVANDCNECGTSWECLNICLGAYLHEIGHSLGCPHQVDGVMLRDYVLLNRSFMTRENECLRTKSQGQIIAENGTWPKICHWNRLDLIRFLYHDSFSLPIDNFGKIHSTTWSPDDSYQKDSALNVYPSPSNGSIVTLSSGIFLIEVITDDLARYHIEFLPREYGGSGLRPNVLLDFNNLYNELRSRKNDAKDEFSVRILSLGGDLNIDNFKEHCSEHSKEVIESDFGLNRGRINGFKSPLLGRTDDLRMEIVGFNIKTIYKVRVYHGGALDGMKFYYKSASSSNGGAPKIPKRDYLSKIVHGKFDFSSQRHHDQSPQQLTNISSGEEDRTALVGNETDNYSDFNLNPNEYITFFNFRDGAWMDAVQFGTNQGRLSPFFGKDDGGHLSRLDVPGDKFEIVGMYFYLNQWLRGLGIIYTTSKY; encoded by the coding sequence ATGAcaatattgtttaattatcaaaatgatgaaattgtttcatCACCAACAGTTATTGTCAGTGGATCTACATCTACCAAATTATATCGTGGAGTGATTTCATTTACCAGCAATCAGAACAAGGTATTTCCTCCCCAATATTTCGAAGTCAACAATGGTAATTTTAAAGCAATAATTCATGTTTCACCTGGAGAAAGAAATGTATTCCAGGTTGATATACTGGATAATggatttataaataattttggCTTTGCCGAATATTCCAATGGTCGACGTCCTAATGTAGTTGATTCTGGCACTTTAACACTATATTTCAACCCGTTACCACAGAATAAACCAATCCATTTATGTTTAATTAGAGGAAGAGATTCAAATAACACTTATGATATGCCCGGATATAAATTACAAAGAGGAGAAGTACCTACTTTAGAGAAtgcaattaaaaaattgaaagttGCTGGTAGATTAATGCAAGCTTTTACTCAAGATGAAATGAGATCAGCTGGTTTCAGTAATCGAAGTTTCcaatttgttgaagaaaCAGTTCATGATCAAACAATATTTGGTTATAAAGTCAATTCTCCTACACCACATCAAGAGATCAAGATCCATGTTCTTACTTCTCCGAAAACTGTGGCTGAATTAAGAAGTCCAGATTTAGCCCAACAAAACCCTAATGCTAAAGATTCAGGAGGGTTATTCAATCATGCTATAGATTTAGTCAAAGACACCCCagaaattttcaatcaacGAAATGGTACTGCTGTTCAATGTGCATGTATGTATTTAGATTCGACATGgcaaaataatttaattttgacTCATGCTGCTTTAGGTGGAGGCACAAGTGAAGTGAAAATGGCTATATTTGGATCTCATGGATTACATTCATATCCTCAAAATTTCCCCTTGGTCACTCCTTCATTTTTAGATGCCACACATTTGACCACAGCAGAAGTTGCTAATGATTGTAATGAGTGTGGAACTAGTTGGGAATGTTTAAATATTTGTCTTGGTGCTTATTTACACGAAATTGGCCATTCATTAGGATGTCCTCATCAAGTTGATGGCGTCATGTTGCGTGATTATGTATTGTTGAATAGATCATTCATGACTAGAGAAAATGAATGCTTAAGAACCAAATCACAAGGACAAATAATTGCTGAAAATGGAACTTGGCCCAAAATTTGTCATTGGAATAGATTAGATTTAATTAGATTCTTATATCATGATTCCTTTTCCTTACctattgataattttggGAAAATTCATAGCACAACATGGAGTCCTGATGATAGTTACCAAAAAGATTCAGCACTTAATGTATATCCATCACCACTGAATGGATCTATTGTGACATTATCATCAgggatttttttgattgaaGTAATTACCGATGACCTTGCAAGGTATCACATTGAGTTTTTACCCAGAGAGTATGGAGGTTCTGGATTACGACCTAATGTGTTGTTggatttcaataatttatataatgaaTTACGATCTAGAAAAAACGATGCCAAAGATGAATTTAGTGTGCGTATATTATCACTTGGAGGCgatttaaatattgataatttcaaaGAACATTGTTCAGAACATCTGAAAGAAGTCATTGAAAGTGATTTTGGGTTGAATAGAGGACGCATAAATGGATTCAAGTCACCCCTTTTAGGACGTACCGATGATCTTAGGATGGAAATTGTTGGATTTAAtataaaaacaatttataaaGTCCGAGTTTATCATGGTGGAGCTTTAGATGGtatgaaattttattaCAAATCAGCAAGTTCAAGCAATGGTGGCGCCCCCAAAATACCCAAAAGAGACTATTTATCCAAAATTGTCCATGGTaagtttgatttttcaagtCAAAGACATCATGATCAATCACCACAACAATTAACAAATATTTCTTCTGGTGAGGAAGATCGTACTGCTTTAGTTGGGAACGAAACTGATAATTATTcagattttaatttaaaccCAAATGAATACATaacatttttcaatttccgTGATGGTGCTTGGATGGATGCTGTGCAATTTGGTACCAATCAAGGAAGACTTTCACCATTCTTTGGTAAGGATGATGGAGGACATCTCTCTAGACTTGATGTGCCAGGTgacaaatttgaaattgttggaatgtatttttatttgaacCAATGGCTTAGAGGATTGGGAATAATATATACTActtcaaaatattaa
- a CDS encoding oxidation resistance protein, putative (Similar to S. cerevisiae OXR1;~In S. cerevisiae: protein of unknown function required for normal levels of resistance to oxidative damage, null mutants are sensitive to hydrogen peroxide; member of a conserved family of proteins found in eukaryotes but not in prokaryotes) yields the protein MSFLFRRSTEQPRVNDETDKEVKDEPEDNTKEVEEESSDLGNEKQKEQPKPVKRRGTFFGSLLGNDSKNSSSTSINSSVSSASSSSKLPPLGPLTLTGYKESTHHRLLDPELANNIRNLIPARFQLFDNWELVYSLEQHGISLNTLYRNSNPEHQLRLLKRKRVEKGFADSIVKNMVVGDTSRPRYSFEPKRSQSYVLVIKDNHKNKFGAYLSENLKPMEHRRYYGNGECFLWKCEKYDPSKLDHAVDKKLTQDIRFKAFMYTGINDNIIYSNHDFIAIGSSNGQNGLFIDKSLLSGVSYSCDTFGNEILNSSPQDAKFGSFKIKGLEVWRIGTLE from the coding sequence ATGTCATTCCTTTTTAGAAGATCTACCGAACAACCTCGAGTAAATGACGAAACAGATAAAGAGGTAAAAGACGAACCAGAAGATAATACTAAGgaagtagaagaagaatcgTCCGATCTTGGAAACgaaaaacaaaaggaaCAACCTAAACCAGTTAAAAGAAGAGGGACATTTTTCGGTAGTTTACTTGGAAATGATTCAAAGAATAGTTCTTCTACATCAATAAACTCATCCGTTTCCAGTGCTTCTAGTCTGAGTAAATTACCTCCATTGGGACCATTGACACTAACTGGGTACAAAGAATCGACTCATCATCGATTACTAGATCCAGAGTTGGCAAATAATATAAGGAATTTAATCCCGGCACgatttcaattgtttgataATTGGGAGTTGGTGTATTCGTTAGAACAACATGGTATATCATTGAACACCTTATATCGGAATTCCAATCCAGAACATCAATTAAGACtactaaaaagaaaaagagtaGAGAAAGGGTTTGCCGATTCTATAGTGAAGAATATGGTTGTTGGTGATACATCTAGACCCAGATATTCATTTGAACCGAAAAGATCACAATCGTATGTTTTGGTAATTAAAGATAATcataaaaacaaatttggTGCTTATTTAAGTGAGAATTTAAAACCAATGGAACATAGGAGATATTATGGTAATGGTGAATGCTTCCTTTGGAAATGTGAGAAATATGATCCATCTAAATTGGATCATGCTGTTGATAAAAAGTTAACTCAAGATATTCGATTCAAAGCATTTATGTATACTggaattaatgataatattatttattccAATCATGATTTTATTGCCATTGGTTCATCTAATGGTCAAAAtggattatttattgacaaatcattattatctgGTGTCAGTTATAGTTGTGATACCTTTGGGAATGAAATATTGAATTCGTCACCACAAGATGCCAAATTTGGTTCATTTAAAATAAAGGGACTAGAGGTTTGGAGAATAGGTACTTTAGAGTAA
- a CDS encoding protein Ysy6 homologue, putative (Similar to S. cerevisiae YSY6;~function unknown;~protein whose expression suppresses a secretory pathway mutation in E. coli; has similarity to the mammalian RAMP4 protein involved in secretion), protein MALQTPKQRAANAKFEKKNTNQWGKPKKENTKTEYPVSKSWLFVLLFLVCGGAILELIRLIF, encoded by the coding sequence atggcTTTACAAACACCTAAACAAAGAGCAGCTAATgctaaatttgaaaaaaagaataccAACCAATGGGGGAAACcaaaaaaggaaaataCAAAGACTGAATATCCAGTGTCCAAATCTTGGttatttgtattattattcttagTATGTGGTGGAGCTATTTTAGAATTAATAAGATTAATCTTTTAA
- a CDS encoding protein Dcg1 homologue (function currently unknown), putative (Similar to S. cerevisiae DCG1): protein MAVKILVINPNSSEKVTKNLEKTITQPENVELFFYTGPPDSPKEITPTTSLQSEKAVLEDFKVNINDRLDYDGYLVCCYSDHPLVHTLGKLTQKPVMGIMQATLLFALSQPTKSFILTSTSEWELVLDQSITDFVGANNFPTKKFEKTRGLNVNVTNLADEEQFDQIYKVTKSIFNEYQDVGCVLLGCAGMAGLDRKLGEKFPNVRFIDSVKIGIEQLTTLIRLDRQP, encoded by the coding sequence ATGGCAGTCAAAATATTAGTTATTAATCCAAATAGCTCAGAAAAAGTGACTAAGAATCTTGAAAAAACAATCACTCAACCTGAAAACgttgaattatttttttacaCTGGCCCTCCAGATTCGCCTAAAGAAATCACCCCTACTACTTCATTACAATCAGAAAAAGCTGTACTTGAAGATTTTAAAgtaaatattaatgatagGCTTGACTATGATGGATATTTAGTTTGTTGTTACTCCGATCATCCTTTGGTGCATACACTTGGTAAACTCACACAGAAACCTGTTATGGGTATTATGCAGGCGACACTTTTATTTGCATTACTGCAACCAACAAAACTGTTTATTTTAACGAGTACTAGTGAGTGGGAACTAGTGTTAGATCAAAGTATTACTGATTTTGTTGGGGCAAACAATTTTCCAactaaaaaatttgaaaaaactaGAGGTTTAAATGTTAATGTTACAAATCTTGCTGATGAAGAAcaatttgatcaaatctACAAAGTTACAAAATCTATTTTCAATGAATATCAAGATGTGGGATGTGTTTTATTAGGATGTGCTGGCATGGCAGGGTTAGACAGAAAATTAGGAGAAAAGTTCCCCAATGTTCGATTTATAGATAGTGTGAAAATAGgtattgaacaattgaCAACATTAATTAGACTTGATAGACAACCGTAA